Part of the Falco biarmicus isolate bFalBia1 chromosome 4, bFalBia1.pri, whole genome shotgun sequence genome, TTCTAACTATTTCTGTCACTGAGGAAACCGCTCCTcttactgcagcctttgcaAGTCAGCTTTCTCCACATATGCTTTGTAATGTCTGGCAAAAGACATGGTTTCTTGCTGACTTTGTGAGGGGGTGGTATTATGAAAGGACAATTGAGGAAAGAAATAGGCATTTCAGACATAAGGTATCGGAGAACTAGGGAAGCTGTGAGAGACGGCAACGTCGCAACAGTGACAGAtgacagggaaaaataaagagccAAGGGAGTGAAGTCTGAGGACCCCAGAAGCAAGCTGCAAATGCTCGCGAGCTGGAAGTGCGCGCAGAGCTTTCCAGCAATCCTGAGGAATGCCTGCTCTTTGGGTTTCCTACAGTAAGTTTCTGCAAGGTCTGAAATAGCTAATTCCTCCTAAAACGCTGCAACGCACTGAGTTCTATTCCCTGCCCAGTTTCTTCCCTGCAAGTTGAGTTTAAAGAGAGGAGAAATtaacatacaaaataaatacaaaataaatcatgCAATTTTAAAACTTACACATGCGACTTTTTCAACAGCAGACCCAGAGCTGGTTGCAGCAAGCACTATTGATGCTAACAAAAAACAGAAACCTATGGCTGGCATGGCCCACAAATTCTGCAAATATAAAAAAGTGAATGTTACAGAATTGTAGATATGCTACCTGAAAAAGAACAAGTATGACAACAGCAGCTGAGTTAATCTGCCAGTGAATTTATGCTTTGAAACTCTGATGCTAATGGAAGCTTCAGGAAATACATTTCACAACTGCATTCCAAACAACACTCAACTTTGTCAACTATTTAAAAGAGTCTGCATTACATACTTCCCTGGTTTTGtcttctttaaatatttcattcatttcacCCGACTTTTTTCACAATCAAATTCAAGCTCAGGTCAACCACGCTAACGTTATTCCCTATGTAAAGCATCTGGAAAATCAGAAACCTTTAACTAAATATGCTTATGCAAATCTCTTACTACACTCCCTTATCTGTACCTTCATGTAAAAAACTTACTGTTTGCTCTGAAGACAAATAGGAAGGGACACTAAGACAGTACAATATTCTTACTGACTTTACAGGGCAACTTTGTGCTACTCCTGGATCTTCTGAAATATAAAAGCATGAACTGTAACGAGTGTATTACCAAAAAGGAGGTAGGCTACACCCAGTAGGAAAAGATAGCTTAATCAGGCAAGTTACAAGTATCATTCTGGCAGTAAACTGCGTTCCATATAGGTAATATATGCAATGACTACGCAGTAGTATTAAGTCTGCGTGAAGGACTTTGACACAAGTCCTAAAATCCTGCAGGTAACCAAATGACAATTTTGGAAAAGTTGTCAATATAAAAGGGACTCTCAAAGTtgacacatttttaaactataaTCTACCctttaaataaagaagaaaaggtgattCATTCTGCACAGCCTTTTTACTCCACAGTAGTCTTTAAGCACTTACgagaaaaggttttaaaaaaaaaattccttaccCCTCTCCGTACTTTATCTTCCCCAAGTGTTTCATATATATTAGTGCAATACACACACAGGATCACGAGGCTCAAAAGAAAGGCACTGCAGCTTACGAATTCAAAGAAGTAAAGTCCACCACACATGATGCAATTCTGCacaatttcttcaaaaataacaGCCAGAAGAGAGAGAATCTGCAAAGAAATAACACGCTTGAGTTGGATCAGTCTCTAACATCTTCAGGAAACAGCCATGCCTGATAAGAACATTAATAAAGACAGCTGTAGCAAAAATCTTCAATCTACAAAGAACTTGGTAAAATTCTACACTGTTTTCTTACAGGCAGAAATAATTATATAGTGACACAGTTTACACTTGCTGTTAAAGTTCGTCAATAAACTACGCTTAGGTAAGCTGAGCACTCACCGCCAAATACAGGCTTCTTGATTAGACAGACAAGATTCCCaatttgtggttttgtgcaCTTGCCAGTTGGAAGCAGACGAAGCAGGCAGCGTGGAGACACATACTGCTCAGAGCGAGCAAAAATGCTATTGCTTACTGCTTACAATTgcacttaattttaaatgagtttGGGTTCAGGGTAGAGGGGGAAACTGGATGGCATTGACACAGTCGGCTCCCTCCCTGAAAATTTACAGCTGACGTTACCTCCTTCAATAAAGCTTCAGAGAAAGAGGATATAGCTAATGCCTCAAGTGCTTATGACCCGGTAACAACAGGAGCTCAGCTGTACTTGTAGGAACCAAAACGTTAAACTATGTTTAAGCCATGTTGGACAGTGTTTAATCTACGCAGAAGCTTATGTTCACCTTCTGCTACAGTATATTTTGAGGAACGAACGTGAATTAATTCCTGTACAGTCACCATACATCTGCTGCTGGACTTTCCACTGTTATATTGTACAAAAAAGAATATTgctttatttatacattttctcattttggcCACTTCTTGATAGTTTCCTTCATCCCTTAAAATTGACACAGCATTATAGATCCTTGTAGTAAGGAGTTcaccaaattaaaacaaaaccattgtAGGAATCAGGCTCCATCATAAAATGAAGACTGATGTAAGGATTATGATCATATTTTTGGTAAGAGTATATGGGCAATAATTAGGTTGACagttcttctttaaaaaaaattagtttaaaaaaaacctataaAATTCAGAATTGCTCTTGGAAAATAACCATCAGCCTCAGGTTTCAGTTTTCTGACAGTAAAACTAAGAACAACAATTTAGCATGTGGGAACTGTAAATTCCCCCCACTAAGCCAGACCTCAGAAGGGCACTTCCAAGCATCATATTTTGAAAACGCTGCAATCATATAAAGTAAACAGGATctcagaaagggaaagaacCCGAGCTGGGAAACACAGTATTACTATCAGGCTTCCACATACTTCCCTTctctcccacagcagctggcaaGGCAAACTTCTCAGCAGCCTTCGCACCTAAAATTGTGACTACAATGGCTGTCCAAAGGAATGTTTTGAACTCTGAACTTCcaattttcaagtattttttggCATTTCAAAAGATTTGCCTACAGCTGCGTCCAATgacttttaattttgcatttttcacaaGGTCAGCTAAAGCGTATGTTTTCATGCAGTGTTCTAGCTCTCTTTTATCAGCACTGAAAACTGAATGCCATCACTTTCACCTGGgctgaaacagaacagaaaataaacctgCCCTGAAAAGAATTTATAAGCCCAGATAACCATAGTATGATCTAagtaactaaaaaaaacaaaccctgagTATAcaaaggagcagaaagaaatccCACTCAAAGAGTAGCTATAAAGGGTTCAGTATCAAGTAAATGAAATTTACCAAGTGGAATCCTATGTGGGACTCGTCCAAGTCAATATTCAATTTTCTCTAGTTATTTCTGGTATTAGTCAGAAGATTATCATCTCTATTATTCATCTGCATTTTAGTAACATCCCGCTATTAGATACAGTATAAATGCATGAGCCACTTTAAACAAGCCAGGAGACTCCACATTTCGTTCAGTTTCCCAAGAATTGTTCTGCCAGAGATCCCACTTCATCCATCAGTGTTAGTCCTGGGATAAATGCAGACCTCTACAGGCTTATATGAAACAGCCAAAGCTCCTTCTGTTTTGTTGAAGAATAGGTACAGGccataaacttctaattctTTAGGAGCATATCAAGCAGCTGTCCATCCTATTTAGGATAATCATAATTTTCCTTCCCTACctggaaagcttttaaaataatgcttctGTTCAGGTAAGTAGTTTAAGACATTGGTACACCATTAAATTTGCATATGAAAAAGCTTATTTTAGTCAGTGAACCTGCTTACATAAACCATCTGCTTGTCTGGGAGCAACAGCCAGCAGATCTTACTTTATTGATCTCCAGTAGATGAAATAAAAGTTTACGTCCtgttatatttatttacttacttacttactaTTTATACACTgttagaaaacatattttttggCAGCATTACTATTACCTTTGCCAGCACTCAAGAATCTTGCCTTTTTGGTTGAGGGTCTTGACTGTGCGCAAGGCCAAGTTTAAAACCCAAATGTTCTCTTTTCTGCAATGCTGAACTCATAAGAAAGGGTTGGAAATCACCTACAATCCCCATGAGCATGAGACATCTGACTAAAAAGCCACTTTGttggctgaaaaaaatgtacCCTGACAGATATTTACAGTCAGCTGTCCTTTCCCAGTGTCTGTTTCACTACCTCCCTGCCAGTACTTACATGATGCTCCTCGTGTCCCTATCAGCAGTCACACAGGCACATTTCGGAAAAGCCCACCACTGAGCACAGAGCAGAAGCCTGAACCGTGTGCCCAGCTGCTGAATGTGTTCAGGAGTAACATTACAGATagcaaaaagcaagcagaatatAAGCCTTTTATTTCCTGGTGGGCACAGGACTGTCCAACATAAAGCGATGCAATGTGACGTCTCGTGCAATGGGCCACCACCAACACCGCATGTTTCTGGCGCAATTTTCTAACATGAATGACAGGAGAAACGAGCCTGATTTCGGCACAGACAGTGCGGCGTGACCACCTTACAGATGGGCCGCAGGAGAGGCAGGTCCAGATCTGATAACCCAGCAAGCCCTTCCCTGTTCTCCTGCCTCTACCCTGAGGCTCAGCTGCTACCTCCCGCTTTCATCCACCGTGGCcctcagaagaaaacaggaagctTTCCGTGAGGTTTCCCTCTGATTTACAACCCCAACGCCAGCAGGCTGCTAATCCAGGCTGGTTCAGCACCCAACCTCGGTGGCACGATGCACACGGTCGTCGGATGCCAGCACCTGCTCTGGTAACTGCCACGTGAAAAAGGCACAAGCCTGTTACTTCCCCACCACAAAATGGTCTGAACCTGTAGAGACGACGGCGTTATAAGACACCGTGTGTGTCTGCCTTCCACCCGAGTTACAAGCCCGAGCAGTTCCGTGCCCGACAGCCAGGCTGGGCCGGGCTCCCCGCGGCCCGAGGAGCTCCCCTCACGGCTGcgggccgccgcgcccccgcccgcgctctgccaggcagcagttCAATTTGtaagcggggggggggggggagctgccctAACGCCGGCGGTCACCTTCACACGCCCGTTTCCACACCGACGCTGCGCTTCTGACAAGCGGGGACACCTGTAAAGCCGGCGGGCGGCTGTCGCTGGACGCGCGGCCTCTCCCGCCCCCTCGGGGCCGCCGCTCTGCCCGGGGGTGCTGGCTCCGCgcacggcccgccacggccccggcggcgggggcacACGGCCCCGGCCTGTGGGGAGCCACGGCCCaggccccggcggcgggggggacaCGGCCTGTGGGGGCCTGCGGAGGCGGGCGGGCGGTCAGTCGGCAAcggccgccccggccgcgctccccgccgcgctgaggagagaggagagcacTCACCGCCTGTAGCGCTTTGGTCGGCAGCCGCCATCCCCGCaggtgctgcaggctgcagctgaaggggCAGCGGGACGGCTTGGTCTGCGGCTCGGTGGTCGCGTTGTAGACGGCGCCGTTCTCCATGGCCGCGCCAGCTGCCCGCAGCGGGAAAGCGAAAGCAAAAGGGCGGCGgcgggaaagggaaggggaagggaggggaggggaggggagggcagcggccccgccgggACCGAGGCGCTTCCTGCGGCGAGCACCacccccggcggcggggcgggggcgctgaggggcggcggggccgcctcAGCCCCGGGGCCGGTCTCGGCGCCGTGAGGGCCGCGCGTTCAGAAGGGTTTACAAGGGAATTCGCTTTCCCGTCGTCACACGAGGTTACGACATCAGAAGGATTTTTTAAGGCAAAGCTTCCATGCCCTGCTGTCAGTGAGGGAAAAGACGAGCGCCCCGGGCCCCACTGCCATGGCCAGCCCAGAGCAAGCCACCGGTTTTGGCACCTGCATAAGCACAGATTGGGCCTGTTGTGTGTGAGCAAAGGTGCGTTGTGTGCACTTTAATATTATTAACGTAGTATCTACACAAGAACTATGGTCCTTCATAGTCAAGTTAGGTATACCTCGCCTGCTTCAGTTCAGTTGAATGCAATCTATGGATAGACAAGGTGGGGATTTGCTTCCCTCACCTGCGCACTGCACGCTGAGGGAGCAGAGTGGCCGTGCTGCCTTGGAGCCACGCTGCAGGGACCCGCGAGCCAGGCACCGTTTTTAACTCCACCAAGGGCCACCATTCACTGGACAGACGGAGCAGTACGGGCCTGATAAGCAGTCAGGCCATGCTCTGTGCTGAGCACGTACCAACGGGCCACATGTAACCTCTCCTGGTAAGACAGCATGAACCAGGGAACATGCGGGGTAGCTGGGCAGGATGGTACGGACTTGTCTGTGCCATAACCGATGTTTGGCTGCAGGAATCTGCTTGAGAGGCAAAGGAGTAGGGCAAGTTCCATAATTCCTAAGACATGTGAGTTTGCGCTTGAGTAAGGTGTCGACATGGgtgtgccccagctgctgcccagggtTGGAATGACAAGTCTGACAtggctcctgctggcagcaTCCCAGGCTGCAGGACTGAGCAGGCAGGTGTAGTCAGTAATGTTACTAGTACCACTTACAAGTCCTCAGTGCCTTCATAAcgtgtttttttttacattaatacaTTATAAATAAGTTTACAGAACAGAGGCTGGCATCTCTCTTCTGAAGGAAattccctttttgttttgcttccttccttGATAACATCTCAAAACTGGCTGAATAACTCCAAAGCCACAAAGTGTCTGACTTGGCTCTGCTGTGGTCTGAATTAACGGAGGCAGAAGCAATCGTCAGTTCAAGGTGTTTGGTAGCATCTAAGGCTATTTCATAGTTGTCCCCTTTTTAATCTTCACTGACGTCTTAACGCAGCATTGCTAGATTATGAACACAGATGTTAGTGCTAAAGACAACTGTCTTGAGGAGAGGTTGCTCTTCAAGGTGTCACAGAAACACAAGACAAGCctacaaaacataaaatgtatGGCAGCCTTTTTCTAGTTACTGCTGTCTTTGAGAGTTGTTTTCTCCTGTTCAGGCCTTCTCCAGGAAATACATATCAATGATGTGTGAATTATAAAGGCTAGCTTGCCATTTAAAGCGTAACTTATTTGGGCCactttatttacttatttataaagaggtgcaggaaaagcaaaacaacagtAATGCTACTGTAACGGTAAGATCTTGTGACGGAGAAGGAATGAAAACTGGGCAACAGCACAGGACCTAATAGCTTAAAGAAACATCAAACATTGTGTTGAAACATAGAAATGCTGCCTCTCacacaagctgcaggtgttctTCACCCTTCTCATCAGCACTGCCTTTCAGGTATAGTATCTCTCCTTTGAAGAAGGAATGCAAATCAGAACAATAGTTACAATAAATAACAACCCTGTTTAACGCAAATAACTGTCATTAGCTGACTGTGATGTAATGGAAATCCCATTCCAGATGCACATCTattcatttccttctgtttatgTGCGACGCTTAACGAAGTTTTCCAAAGGGAGAAGCCTTTCTTAGCCCTTCCACGGCCTCTGCTGGAATGATGGGACCAGAGCTAAAGGCAGGACATGGTGGCAGAGAAGCAGCCCTGGAGT contains:
- the CMTM6 gene encoding CKLF-like MARVEL transmembrane domain-containing protein 6, coding for MENGAVYNATTEPQTKPSRCPFSCSLQHLRGWRLPTKALQAILSLLAVIFEEIVQNCIMCGGLYFFEFVSCSAFLLSLVILCVYCTNIYETLGEDKVRRGNLWAMPAIGFCFLLASIVLAATSSGSAVEKVACVFGFLASGAFLAEMVIERFHRQKKTASGSSENPGNTQSATENQPLNKQS